A genomic stretch from bacterium includes:
- a CDS encoding NADH-quinone oxidoreductase subunit N, whose amino-acid sequence MTLGALAAPLGVLGFVRPHLDWHALAPELTLLGVGALLTCLDIAMAERGRAFTSALAGLGLLGVLVPIITLAVAGVASEPRVMFDGAYVVDGYALILKALFVVSGYVVVLLSMNYVAEGDYWENEYYGLVLASLLGMVVMASARDLISIFVALELLSIPAYLLAAWRKRDLRSNEAGLKYFLMGVFASAIMLYGMSLLFGASGSTVLADIAAAAPLDRGADAVPSAAITVGVIFVLVGFAFKVSAFPFHTWAPDTYEGAPTPITAFLSVASKAAGFVALGSLVFVGFWERDDVYGPALWFLAAASMTAGNLMALRQKNIVRLMAYSGIAQAGFMLAPLAVAGVSTSVADEAVSAVLTYLVIYAAMNLGVFAVIMTVARRTGTGDVASYNGLFRVSPGMAVVMTVFLASLAGVPPAGGWYAKFAVFGALVSADNPAGYVLAGFAAVNAVIAVGYYGKIAARMWFEKPAPELGDAGRIPVPFSLRSALALTVGATLAFGIVPATVTHFTDVSLLAVAAAG is encoded by the coding sequence GTGACCCTCGGCGCGCTCGCCGCCCCCCTGGGGGTTCTGGGGTTCGTTCGCCCGCACCTGGACTGGCACGCGCTCGCCCCGGAGCTGACACTGCTCGGCGTCGGCGCGCTGCTGACCTGCCTGGACATCGCCATGGCCGAGCGGGGTCGGGCGTTCACCTCGGCGCTGGCGGGTCTGGGGCTGCTGGGGGTCCTGGTCCCGATCATCACCCTGGCCGTCGCCGGGGTGGCGTCGGAGCCGCGGGTCATGTTCGACGGCGCCTACGTGGTGGACGGCTACGCCCTGATCCTGAAGGCCCTGTTCGTGGTCTCGGGCTACGTGGTGGTGCTGCTGTCCATGAACTACGTCGCCGAGGGCGACTACTGGGAGAACGAGTACTACGGCCTTGTGCTGGCGTCGCTGCTGGGCATGGTGGTGATGGCCTCGGCGCGGGACCTCATCAGCATCTTCGTGGCGCTGGAGCTGCTGTCGATCCCCGCCTACCTGCTGGCCGCCTGGCGCAAGCGCGACCTGCGCAGCAACGAGGCCGGCCTGAAGTACTTCCTCATGGGGGTGTTCGCCTCGGCCATCATGCTCTACGGCATGTCGCTGCTGTTCGGCGCTTCGGGGTCGACGGTGCTGGCCGACATCGCCGCCGCCGCGCCGCTGGATCGGGGCGCCGACGCCGTGCCGAGCGCCGCCATCACCGTGGGCGTGATCTTCGTGCTGGTGGGCTTCGCCTTCAAGGTGTCGGCGTTCCCGTTCCACACCTGGGCGCCCGACACCTACGAGGGCGCGCCCACGCCGATCACCGCCTTCCTGTCGGTGGCCTCCAAGGCGGCCGGTTTCGTGGCGCTCGGCTCGCTGGTGTTCGTGGGGTTCTGGGAGCGCGACGACGTGTACGGCCCGGCCCTGTGGTTCCTGGCGGCGGCCTCCATGACCGCCGGCAACCTCATGGCGCTGCGGCAGAAGAACATCGTGCGACTCATGGCCTACTCGGGCATCGCCCAGGCCGGGTTCATGCTGGCACCGCTCGCCGTCGCCGGGGTGAGCACCTCGGTGGCCGACGAGGCCGTCTCGGCGGTGCTCACCTACCTGGTCATCTACGCGGCCATGAACCTGGGTGTCTTCGCCGTCATCATGACCGTGGCCCGCCGCACCGGCACCGGTGACGTGGCGTCGTACAACGGCCTGTTCAGGGTGTCGCCGGGGATGGCCGTGGTGATGACGGTCTTCCTGGCCTCGTTGGCGGGGGTGCCCCCGGCCGGCGGCTGGTACGCCAAGTTCGCCGTCTTCGGTGCGCTGGTGTCGGCGGACAACCCGGCGGGCTACGTGCTGGCCGGCTTCGCGGCGGTGAACGCCGTGATCGCGGTGGGCTACTACGGCAAGATCGCCGCCCGCATGTGGTTCGAGAAGCCCGCCCCGGAGTTGGGCGACGCGGGGCGCATCCCGGTGCCGTTCTCGCTGCGCTCGGCGCTGGCACTGACGGTGGGGGCGACCCTTGCTTTCGGCATCGTGCCCGCAACCGTCACCCACTTCACCGACGTCTCACTGCTCGCCGTCGCCGCAGCCGGCTAG
- a CDS encoding type II toxin-antitoxin system CcdA family antitoxin — protein sequence MATIRTTITLDRAMAEQARDLRINISSAARAGVAASIKKALAEADREAYRRNPEQPDDFWDQAQAWSDA from the coding sequence ATGGCAACAATTCGCACCACCATCACCCTCGACAGAGCAATGGCCGAGCAGGCCCGCGACCTGAGGATCAACATCTCCTCCGCAGCTCGCGCGGGCGTCGCCGCGTCGATCAAGAAAGCCCTCGCAGAGGCCGACCGGGAGGCGTACCGCCGCAACCCCGAGCAACCGGACGACTTCTGGGACCAGGCGCAAGCGTGGAGCGACGCGTGA
- a CDS encoding DUF4143 domain-containing protein → MAHFPRHLRHALNEALGHSRVVVLHGARQSGKTTLARSVASERDGTYLTLDDAGTLDAALSDPHAFVRGYRYPLVIDEIQVAGQRLVAAIKMATDTDNTSGRFLLTGSTNFLTVPTISESLAGRAALLRLLPLSRAELAGIGPPDHLNPGEGPGALENWFEGRLETLGGAGAERNDYLEMICAGGYPEALRRGPRARAAWFDDYVETVIGRDIVALGDIRRAGLLSALLRLAAANTAGEVNVSDWSQRLGADRATVESYLGWLRTVFLIYDLPAWTRNRAARVVRRPKLHLADSGLAAALAGVGPAALRPPTSTITGRLLETFVVGEVVRQSAPVRPRIAPHHYRDNARREVDLILERRDGAVVAIEVKATSSPRGKDLRHLAHLRDRLDATEPGAFRAGVLLHTGTGGLSMGDRLRALPIDVLWAAAR, encoded by the coding sequence GTGGCACACTTTCCTCGGCACCTGCGCCATGCGCTCAACGAGGCCTTGGGGCACTCCCGGGTGGTTGTGCTGCATGGCGCCCGTCAGAGCGGAAAGACCACTCTGGCCCGCTCGGTGGCGTCCGAACGAGACGGCACCTACCTCACGCTCGACGACGCCGGGACTCTTGACGCGGCTCTGAGCGACCCGCACGCCTTTGTGCGCGGCTACCGGTACCCGCTGGTCATCGACGAGATCCAGGTTGCGGGCCAGCGCCTAGTGGCCGCGATCAAGATGGCGACCGACACCGACAACACCTCCGGCCGCTTTCTCCTGACCGGCTCCACCAATTTCCTCACCGTGCCGACCATCAGCGAGTCCCTGGCCGGGAGGGCGGCGCTGTTGCGGCTCTTGCCGCTCTCGCGGGCTGAGTTGGCCGGCATCGGGCCGCCAGACCACCTCAATCCGGGCGAGGGGCCCGGTGCTCTCGAAAACTGGTTCGAAGGGCGCCTGGAAACGCTGGGCGGCGCCGGAGCCGAGCGTAACGACTACCTGGAGATGATCTGCGCGGGCGGCTATCCCGAAGCGCTGCGCCGGGGGCCCCGAGCCAGGGCCGCGTGGTTCGACGACTACGTGGAAACAGTCATCGGGCGCGACATCGTGGCGCTCGGCGACATCCGCCGGGCCGGGCTCCTGTCGGCACTGCTTCGGCTGGCGGCGGCGAACACCGCGGGCGAGGTCAACGTGTCGGATTGGTCGCAACGCCTCGGCGCCGACCGGGCGACCGTGGAGTCGTACCTGGGTTGGCTGCGAACCGTGTTCCTGATCTACGACCTCCCGGCGTGGACACGCAACCGGGCTGCGCGCGTGGTGCGCCGACCCAAGCTTCACCTCGCCGACAGCGGGCTGGCGGCAGCGCTGGCCGGGGTCGGTCCCGCAGCACTGCGCCCACCCACCTCGACGATCACCGGACGCCTGCTGGAGACCTTCGTGGTAGGTGAGGTGGTCCGCCAGTCGGCTCCCGTGAGGCCCCGGATCGCCCCGCATCACTACCGCGACAACGCCCGACGCGAGGTGGACCTGATCCTCGAACGCCGCGACGGCGCCGTCGTCGCCATCGAGGTCAAGGCCACATCCTCGCCGCGGGGCAAAGATCTGCGCCACTTGGCCCACCTCCGGGATCGACTCGACGCCACCGAGCCGGGTGCTTTCCGGGCAGGCGTCCTGCTGCACACCGGCACCGGCGGCCTCTCGATGGGGGACCGCCTCCGGGCTCTCCCGATCGACGTGCTGTGGGCCGCCGCCCGGTGA
- a CDS encoding SDR family NAD(P)-dependent oxidoreductase — translation MAERRVAVVTGGGTGIGAASALELSAGGWAVAVCGRRAELLQQVVAQCSGETLAVTADVSLPGDVERLFDAVTERFGRVDVLFNNAGAGSRPVPVDELPVEDWLRVVGVNLTGSWLCARAAFARMKRQDPPGGRIINNGSLSAHAPRPYSSPYTATKHAVTGLTKALSLEGRAHGICVGQIDIGNARTPMAARMEAGVPQADGSVRPEPLMDVADVARAVRYMAELPPDANVLQMTVMANSMPFVGRG, via the coding sequence GTGGCTGAGCGGCGGGTGGCTGTGGTGACCGGTGGCGGCACCGGCATCGGAGCGGCGAGCGCTCTGGAGTTGAGCGCCGGAGGCTGGGCAGTGGCGGTGTGCGGGCGGCGGGCCGAGTTGCTGCAGCAGGTGGTGGCGCAGTGCAGCGGCGAGACCTTGGCGGTGACCGCCGACGTCTCGCTGCCCGGCGACGTGGAGCGCCTTTTCGACGCCGTCACCGAGCGCTTCGGTCGGGTGGACGTGCTCTTCAACAACGCCGGCGCCGGTTCCAGGCCGGTGCCGGTGGACGAGTTGCCGGTGGAGGACTGGCTGCGGGTCGTCGGTGTGAACCTCACCGGCAGCTGGCTGTGCGCCCGGGCGGCATTCGCCCGCATGAAGCGCCAGGATCCCCCGGGCGGACGCATCATCAACAACGGCTCGCTCTCGGCGCACGCGCCCCGGCCGTACTCGTCGCCCTACACCGCCACCAAGCACGCCGTCACGGGCCTCACCAAGGCGCTGTCGCTGGAGGGCCGCGCCCACGGCATTTGTGTCGGGCAGATCGACATCGGCAACGCCCGCACGCCGATGGCCGCCCGGATGGAGGCCGGCGTGCCGCAGGCCGACGGCTCGGTGCGCCCCGAGCCGCTCATGGACGTCGCCGACGTGGCCCGGGCCGTGCGTTACATGGCCGAACTGCCCCCGGACGCAAACGTCCTGCAGATGACGGTGATGGCCAACAGCATGCCGTTCGTGGGCCGCGGCTGA
- a CDS encoding type II toxin-antitoxin system PemK/MazF family toxin, with protein sequence MNRGEVWWAEIASKRRPVLLLTRTEVVALRELVTVAEITTNARGLSVEVPIDAESGGLPNESVINCDGLYTIRRSSLQQACGEVDDQTMARVCRAISHAVGC encoded by the coding sequence GTGAACCGGGGCGAAGTGTGGTGGGCCGAAATCGCCTCGAAGCGAAGGCCGGTACTGCTTCTCACTCGGACCGAGGTCGTCGCGCTGCGGGAGCTGGTGACCGTCGCTGAGATAACAACCAACGCGCGAGGACTCTCCGTGGAGGTGCCGATCGACGCCGAATCGGGGGGCCTCCCGAACGAGTCGGTCATCAACTGCGACGGCCTCTACACGATCCGGCGATCATCGCTCCAGCAAGCTTGCGGAGAGGTAGACGACCAGACCATGGCGCGAGTCTGCCGAGCCATCAGCCACGCCGTGGGCTGTTGA
- a CDS encoding type II toxin-antitoxin system VapC family toxin: MIVADASVVAELLLRAGGPAGRSLADRLAGREAVCAPHLVDAEVGQVLRRYALRGEISTARATSALEDLADLPIRRFPHTELLPRAFALRSNVTVYDGIYLALAEALDAPLVSCDAALAQVPGCSAAVEILPVASRAAEPSA; this comes from the coding sequence GTGATCGTTGCTGACGCCTCGGTGGTCGCAGAGTTGCTCCTGCGAGCCGGCGGTCCGGCGGGCCGGTCGCTCGCGGACCGGTTGGCCGGCCGGGAAGCGGTCTGCGCTCCGCATCTCGTAGACGCCGAAGTCGGCCAGGTGCTCCGACGGTACGCGTTGCGAGGGGAGATATCTACGGCCCGCGCAACCTCAGCGCTCGAGGATCTGGCGGACCTGCCGATCCGGCGGTTCCCGCACACGGAGCTATTGCCCCGGGCCTTCGCGTTGCGATCCAACGTGACCGTCTACGACGGGATCTATCTGGCACTGGCGGAGGCACTCGACGCGCCGCTTGTGTCTTGCGATGCAGCGCTGGCGCAGGTTCCCGGGTGCAGCGCCGCGGTGGAGATCCTGCCGGTCGCCTCTCGGGCGGCCGAGCCTTCGGCATGA
- a CDS encoding aromatic ring-hydroxylating dioxygenase subunit alpha: MLDRALRHYWHPVAVSSDVTAEPQQVRLLGEPIVLYRDADGPIALADKCVHRGATLSAGCIRDGELMCPYHGWQYDRTGTVTFIPALGPGGNIPSQARVQRHRVREQYGAVWVALEEPVADPPPWPDDDWNDPDRRVFMVGTWRWQASAGRMMENAADFAHFNFVHAGFTELADGPFIKPFEIELTGDGMTYAYDDSVLVREYTLHLPFTLHDRKSVVAATGGITWSEQGDSRAGDITTISSVASPTDRTETLIFVYLSRNHALDVPDEDFAVGFDEIMEQDRMVVEDQDPLELPLDPRAELHLKVADGASIVYRRLMRELVATHT, encoded by the coding sequence ATGCTGGATCGGGCATTGCGGCACTACTGGCACCCGGTGGCCGTCTCCAGCGACGTTACGGCCGAACCGCAGCAGGTACGCCTGCTGGGCGAGCCCATCGTGCTGTACCGCGATGCCGACGGCCCGATCGCGCTGGCCGACAAGTGCGTGCACCGGGGTGCGACCCTGTCGGCCGGGTGCATCCGCGACGGGGAACTCATGTGCCCCTACCACGGCTGGCAGTACGACCGCACCGGCACGGTGACCTTCATCCCCGCGCTGGGGCCCGGCGGCAACATCCCCAGCCAGGCCCGGGTGCAGCGCCATCGCGTCCGCGAGCAGTACGGCGCGGTCTGGGTGGCCCTCGAGGAGCCGGTGGCCGACCCTCCGCCCTGGCCCGACGACGACTGGAACGACCCGGACCGGCGCGTGTTCATGGTGGGCACCTGGCGCTGGCAGGCCTCTGCCGGCCGGATGATGGAGAACGCCGCCGACTTCGCCCACTTCAACTTCGTGCACGCCGGGTTCACCGAGCTGGCCGACGGGCCCTTCATCAAACCTTTCGAGATCGAGCTCACCGGCGACGGCATGACCTACGCCTACGACGACAGCGTGCTGGTACGGGAGTACACCCTGCACCTCCCCTTCACACTGCACGACCGCAAGTCGGTGGTGGCGGCCACCGGCGGGATCACCTGGTCGGAGCAGGGCGACTCCCGCGCCGGCGATATCACCACCATCTCCTCGGTCGCCTCGCCCACCGACCGGACCGAGACGTTGATCTTCGTCTACCTGTCCCGCAATCACGCCCTCGACGTCCCCGACGAGGACTTCGCGGTCGGCTTCGACGAGATCATGGAGCAGGACCGCATGGTCGTCGAGGACCAGGACCCGCTCGAGTTGCCGCTGGACCCGCGGGCGGAACTCCACCTCAAGGTGGCCGACGGCGCCTCGATCGTCTACCGCAGGCTGATGCGAGAACTAGTGGCCACCCACACCTAG
- a CDS encoding histidine kinase N-terminal domain-containing protein: MSDDDVLGAALEVLNDAERVHYDRLGATTALLADISFADILVLLPADTGGRAGTGDDGAGPHFVVTAHSRPITSQTVHPDDLLGGVVAAAERPLAALALRTGVSANGGAYLADQQQWVQSLAVPVNFAGRTVAVLLREFPSASDRVWGRLENTYFGLFRRLAGMIADGAYPYAAGPGDHDHPPRVGDGVILLDAWQRVEYLTPNAHSALRRLGINGDPTGRRLAQVGIEPRALRLTVSASLPQTEEIERSGHSVVVRCLPLIQEDTLTGVLVLVRDITELRRVDRLLITKNAALAEVHHRVKNNLQTVSSLLSLQSRWLESPEAKEALSESARRIRLIAAVHEILSGPDGDSTTFESVVTSLSSLLRESLAPPNAPISIKVEGAIGPLPSEVMTTMAIVLNELVQNAVDHGFGGAAATAADGSEIVVRIGRENSQLQVSVTDNGCGMPDGELEEGLGLTLVRTLVENDLGGSLVHRSAPGGTTVELTAPLRADDSE; the protein is encoded by the coding sequence ATGAGCGACGACGACGTCCTGGGCGCGGCACTCGAGGTTCTGAACGACGCCGAGCGGGTCCACTACGACCGGCTGGGCGCCACCACCGCGCTGCTCGCCGACATCAGCTTCGCCGACATCCTCGTGCTGCTCCCGGCCGACACCGGCGGCCGCGCCGGCACCGGTGACGACGGCGCAGGACCGCACTTCGTCGTCACCGCCCACAGCCGCCCCATCACCAGCCAGACGGTGCATCCCGACGACCTGCTCGGCGGGGTGGTCGCGGCGGCCGAGCGACCGTTGGCGGCGCTGGCGCTGCGCACCGGCGTGAGCGCCAACGGCGGCGCCTACCTCGCCGACCAGCAGCAATGGGTGCAGTCGCTGGCCGTTCCCGTGAACTTCGCCGGCCGCACCGTCGCGGTGCTGCTTCGGGAGTTCCCCTCGGCCAGCGACCGGGTCTGGGGGCGGCTGGAGAACACCTACTTCGGCCTGTTCCGCCGACTGGCGGGCATGATCGCCGACGGTGCCTACCCGTACGCCGCCGGGCCCGGGGACCACGACCACCCGCCGCGGGTGGGCGACGGCGTCATCCTGCTGGACGCCTGGCAGCGGGTGGAGTACCTCACGCCCAATGCCCATTCGGCGCTGCGGCGCCTCGGCATCAACGGCGACCCGACCGGTCGCCGGCTTGCGCAGGTGGGGATCGAACCGCGGGCGCTGCGGCTCACGGTGTCGGCGTCACTGCCGCAGACCGAGGAGATCGAGCGGAGCGGCCACAGCGTGGTGGTGCGCTGCCTGCCCCTGATCCAGGAGGACACACTCACCGGCGTCCTGGTGCTGGTGCGGGACATCACCGAACTGCGCCGGGTGGACCGGTTGCTGATCACCAAGAACGCCGCCCTCGCCGAGGTGCATCACCGCGTGAAGAACAACCTGCAGACGGTCTCCTCGCTGCTCAGCCTGCAGAGCCGCTGGTTGGAGAGCCCCGAGGCCAAGGAGGCGCTGTCCGAGTCGGCCCGCCGCATCCGCCTGATCGCCGCGGTGCACGAGATCCTCAGCGGGCCCGACGGCGACAGCACCACGTTCGAGAGTGTCGTGACCTCGCTCTCCTCGCTGCTGCGGGAGTCGCTGGCACCGCCGAACGCACCGATCTCGATCAAGGTGGAAGGTGCGATCGGTCCCCTGCCCAGCGAGGTGATGACCACGATGGCCATCGTGCTGAACGAACTGGTGCAGAACGCCGTCGACCACGGTTTCGGCGGCGCCGCGGCAACCGCCGCCGACGGCAGCGAGATAGTGGTCCGGATCGGGCGGGAGAACTCCCAGCTTCAGGTGTCGGTCACCGACAACGGCTGCGGCATGCCCGACGGCGAACTGGAGGAGGGTCTGGGTCTCACGCTGGTCCGCACGCTCGTGGAGAACGACCTGGGCGGAAGTCTCGTGCACCGGTCCGCGCCCGGCGGCACCACCGTCGAACTCACCGCCCCACTTCGGGCGGATGACAGCGAATAG
- a CDS encoding NADH-quinone oxidoreductase subunit M: protein MDAFLNGWGLTLVTFVPLVGAVLVMALPSGRELWVKAAALGSSLVTALFAVFLLARFSVSRAGELQYVVDRSWIDVINSRYIMGIDGISLPLLLLTALIVPLCIVYSFGHFPEPRNPKAFLALLLVLETGMIGTFVAQDLILFFVFFEVVLLPMYFMIGVWGGENRRYAAIKFFLYTLFGSALMLVSFLAMFFLADGTLAGLDVARTFDMRALSGGATAAIARTSQLWIFAGMFLGFGIKVPMFPFHTWLPDAHTEAPTVGSVILAAVLLKLGTYGFVRVAVPMLPEAAAAWAPVIGLLAVIGIIYGALGCLAQRDMKRLIAFSSVAHMGFVMLGIATLTPFGINAAVFGMVAHGLITGMLFFLAGSVKDRYHTMEMSRLGGLLQQAPRMGWILGFCVMASLGLPGLAGFWGEFPAILASYNPAEILNEAVFRSYMVIAAIGTVLAAGYLLWMLQKTAFGNAREEFADSPDVTDATPREYLAWAPLLVLIVVLGFFPRLLHEATDPAVRESLQVEAVNGYPGDCLEVARGEECFERLRRVSEQAGSGR from the coding sequence ATGGACGCATTTCTGAACGGATGGGGGCTGACGCTGGTCACCTTCGTCCCACTCGTGGGAGCGGTGCTGGTGATGGCGCTGCCCTCCGGCCGGGAGCTGTGGGTGAAGGCCGCCGCGCTGGGCAGCTCTCTGGTGACGGCGCTGTTCGCCGTCTTCCTGTTGGCCCGCTTCAGCGTCTCCCGGGCCGGCGAGCTGCAGTACGTGGTGGACCGGTCGTGGATCGACGTGATCAACAGCCGCTACATCATGGGGATCGACGGCATCTCGCTGCCGCTGCTGCTGCTGACGGCGCTCATCGTGCCGCTGTGCATCGTGTACTCCTTCGGGCACTTCCCCGAGCCGCGCAACCCGAAGGCCTTCCTGGCGCTGCTGCTGGTGCTGGAGACCGGCATGATCGGCACCTTCGTCGCCCAGGACCTCATCCTCTTCTTCGTGTTCTTCGAGGTCGTGCTGCTGCCGATGTACTTCATGATCGGCGTGTGGGGCGGCGAGAACCGGCGCTACGCCGCCATCAAGTTCTTCCTCTACACCCTGTTCGGCTCGGCGCTGATGCTGGTGAGCTTCCTTGCCATGTTCTTCCTGGCCGACGGCACGCTGGCCGGCCTGGACGTGGCCCGCACCTTCGACATGCGGGCGCTCTCGGGCGGCGCCACCGCGGCCATCGCCCGCACCAGCCAGCTGTGGATCTTCGCCGGCATGTTCTTGGGCTTCGGCATCAAGGTTCCGATGTTCCCGTTCCACACCTGGCTGCCCGACGCCCATACCGAGGCGCCCACGGTGGGTTCGGTGATCCTGGCGGCGGTGCTGTTGAAGCTCGGCACCTACGGCTTCGTGCGCGTGGCCGTGCCGATGCTGCCCGAGGCGGCGGCGGCGTGGGCGCCGGTGATCGGGCTGCTGGCGGTGATCGGCATCATCTACGGCGCCCTGGGGTGCCTCGCCCAGCGCGACATGAAACGCCTCATCGCCTTCAGTTCGGTCGCGCACATGGGCTTCGTGATGCTCGGCATCGCCACGCTCACGCCCTTCGGGATCAACGCCGCGGTGTTCGGCATGGTGGCCCACGGCCTGATCACCGGGATGCTGTTCTTCCTGGCCGGGTCGGTGAAGGACCGCTACCACACCATGGAGATGTCGCGGCTGGGCGGCCTCCTGCAGCAGGCCCCGCGCATGGGCTGGATCCTGGGCTTCTGCGTCATGGCCTCTCTGGGTCTGCCCGGCCTGGCGGGGTTCTGGGGCGAGTTCCCGGCCATCCTGGCGTCCTACAACCCCGCCGAGATCCTGAACGAGGCGGTGTTCCGGTCCTACATGGTGATCGCCGCCATCGGCACGGTGCTGGCGGCTGGCTACCTGCTGTGGATGCTGCAGAAGACGGCCTTCGGCAACGCCCGTGAGGAGTTCGCCGACTCGCCCGACGTCACCGACGCCACGCCGCGTGAGTACCTGGCCTGGGCCCCGCTGCTGGTGCTGATCGTGGTGCTGGGGTTCTTCCCCCGGCTGCTGCACGAGGCCACCGACCCCGCGGTGCGGGAGTCGCTCCAGGTCGAGGCGGTGAACGGATACCCCGGCGACTGCCTGGAGGTGGCGCGGGGTGAGGAGTGCTTCGAGCGGCTGCGCCGCGTCTCGGAGCAAGCCGGGAGCGGCCGGTGA
- a CDS encoding antitoxin codes for MATIQIRDVSEDAYEVIRRRARAAGMSIQGYMRGEVERLAAAPDRAELFHRVREHVARHGIAVDTDQLLSDIAADRL; via the coding sequence ATGGCCACGATTCAGATCAGGGACGTCTCCGAGGACGCCTACGAGGTGATTCGCCGCCGGGCTCGGGCCGCGGGGATGTCGATTCAGGGGTACATGCGCGGCGAGGTGGAGCGACTGGCCGCCGCGCCGGACCGTGCCGAGCTGTTCCACCGAGTACGCGAGCATGTGGCACGCCACGGCATCGCCGTCGACACCGACCAACTGCTGTCCGACATCGCCGCCGATCGGTTGTGA
- a CDS encoding aromatic ring-hydroxylating dioxygenase subunit alpha: MLDEALRHYWHPVAVASDVTAEPQQVRLLGENIVLYRDGEGLVALRDKCVHRGATLSAGCIRDGRLMCPYHGWQYDRTGTVSFIPALGPDGIIPSQARVQRYRVQERFDAVWVALDEPVAELQPWPDDDWNDPDWRVLLVGAWHWQTSAGRMTENVIDFAHFNFVHAGFTELADGPFIKDYDVTITDDGMTYAYNDSALIREYFLHLPFTLHDRKVVVATSGGITWTEQSDSDAESKIGDVTTVSFIASPIDRAETLILGWLSRNHSFEIPDQYWSSGFAEVLEQDRVVVESQDPPELPLDLREELHLKVADGASMVYRRLLRDLADSAAS, translated from the coding sequence ATGCTGGACGAGGCACTGAGGCACTACTGGCACCCGGTGGCGGTGGCGAGCGACGTCACCGCCGAGCCGCAGCAGGTCCGCCTACTGGGCGAGAACATCGTGCTGTACCGCGACGGCGAGGGCTTGGTGGCGCTGCGCGACAAGTGCGTGCACCGGGGTGCGACCCTGTCGGCCGGGTGCATCCGCGACGGCCGGCTCATGTGCCCGTACCACGGCTGGCAGTACGACCGCACCGGCACGGTGTCGTTCATCCCCGCGCTGGGGCCCGACGGCATCATCCCCAGCCAGGCCCGGGTGCAGCGCTACCGGGTGCAGGAGCGCTTCGACGCGGTCTGGGTGGCCCTCGACGAGCCGGTGGCCGAACTGCAGCCATGGCCCGACGACGACTGGAACGACCCGGACTGGCGCGTCCTCCTGGTGGGGGCCTGGCACTGGCAGACCTCCGCGGGCCGGATGACCGAGAACGTCATCGACTTCGCCCACTTCAACTTCGTGCACGCGGGGTTCACCGAGCTCGCCGACGGGCCCTTCATCAAGGACTACGACGTGACGATCACCGACGACGGCATGACCTACGCCTACAACGACAGCGCGCTGATCCGCGAGTACTTCCTGCACCTCCCCTTCACGCTGCACGACCGCAAGGTGGTGGTGGCGACCAGCGGCGGGATCACCTGGACCGAGCAGAGCGACTCCGACGCCGAGTCCAAGATCGGCGACGTCACGACCGTGTCGTTCATCGCCTCCCCCATCGACCGGGCCGAGACGCTCATCCTCGGCTGGCTGTCGCGCAACCATTCCTTCGAGATTCCCGACCAGTACTGGTCGTCCGGCTTCGCCGAGGTCCTGGAGCAGGACCGCGTCGTGGTCGAGTCCCAGGACCCGCCCGAGCTGCCGCTGGACCTCCGCGAGGAACTGCACCTCAAGGTGGCCGACGGCGCCTCGATGGTCTACCGCAGGCTGCTACGAGACCTCGCCGACAGCGCAGCGTCTTGA